A window of the Isosphaera pallida ATCC 43644 genome harbors these coding sequences:
- a CDS encoding glycosyltransferase yields MTTTMSLTQTIILGGLGAIVSWWAARHLGLTILSRRLDQLDERAEGFKSDRPQQDWPLVTAIIPAKDEESTLADCLNSVLAQDYPRLEVIVVDDRSRDRTRAIAENIAARDPRVRVLPIDHLPEGWTGKTHALHVASQHAKGDWLWFLDADTRHIPRCLSIVLAHAIRHDAALASVLPTLRGETFWENLIQPLAGVVLMRAFPLVLVNSRHSRRAFANGQFILVRRDAYHAVGGHEVVRHRFVEDIYLARRVKEAGFAIRVSVAPRLSSTRMYTSLGQIVRGWSRILYDARGRDPWPLAWLMIEPLIFTKTGQLALPASLFLLSTATTVNQTQFAQALLALALAHAVLSVSLLHRLYRYSTRHPQFSLGYALAGLIMDVVLFRSLWMCWTGKVTWRGTTYAASTREPRRLSLIPMKAEPLRPPASVSRCDLGPFAASLELNDTSSS; encoded by the coding sequence ATGACCACGACCATGAGTTTGACGCAGACGATCATCCTTGGCGGACTTGGCGCGATTGTGAGCTGGTGGGCAGCGCGCCATCTTGGCTTGACGATCCTCAGCCGCCGTCTCGACCAGCTGGACGAACGTGCCGAGGGCTTCAAGTCGGATCGTCCTCAACAGGATTGGCCTCTGGTCACGGCGATCATTCCCGCCAAGGACGAGGAGTCCACCCTGGCCGACTGTCTCAACAGCGTCCTTGCCCAGGATTATCCCCGCCTGGAGGTGATCGTGGTGGACGATCGCAGCCGCGATCGCACCCGCGCCATCGCCGAGAACATCGCCGCCCGTGACCCACGAGTGCGGGTTTTGCCCATTGACCACCTCCCTGAAGGCTGGACCGGCAAAACCCACGCGCTTCATGTTGCTTCCCAACACGCCAAGGGCGACTGGCTCTGGTTCTTGGACGCCGACACCCGCCACATCCCGCGCTGCCTTTCGATTGTCTTGGCCCACGCGATCCGTCACGACGCGGCCCTCGCCAGCGTGTTGCCCACCTTGAGAGGGGAAACCTTCTGGGAGAATCTGATCCAGCCCCTGGCCGGAGTGGTTCTGATGCGGGCCTTTCCGCTGGTTCTCGTCAATTCCCGCCATTCCCGCCGCGCCTTTGCTAACGGTCAGTTCATCCTAGTCCGGCGGGACGCCTATCATGCCGTCGGCGGGCACGAGGTGGTCCGCCACCGGTTCGTCGAAGACATTTATCTGGCGCGACGTGTCAAGGAGGCGGGGTTCGCCATCCGGGTCAGTGTCGCGCCCCGACTCAGCTCCACTCGGATGTACACCTCGCTTGGTCAAATCGTGCGGGGATGGAGCCGCATCCTGTACGACGCCCGCGGCCGCGACCCCTGGCCGTTGGCCTGGCTCATGATCGAACCGCTGATCTTCACCAAAACCGGACAGCTGGCGCTACCCGCTTCGCTGTTTTTGCTTTCCACCGCCACGACGGTCAATCAGACCCAATTCGCCCAGGCGTTGCTCGCCCTGGCGCTGGCGCACGCGGTTCTGAGCGTGTCGCTGCTCCATCGCCTCTACCGCTACTCGACCCGCCACCCCCAATTCTCGCTGGGCTACGCGCTGGCCGGTCTGATCATGGATGTGGTGCTGTTCCGCTCGCTGTGGATGTGTTGGACGGGCAAAGTCACCTGGCGGGGCACCACTTACGCGGCCTCGACCCGCGAACCCAGACGGTTGAGCCTGATTCCCATGAAGGCCGAACCGCTGCGCCCCCCCGCCTCGGTCTCCCGTTGCGACCTTGGCCCCTTCGCCGCCAGCCTGGAGTTGAACGACACCTCCTCGTCCTAA
- the larC gene encoding nickel pincer cofactor biosynthesis protein LarC has product MRIAYLDCFSGISGDMTLGALVDAGADPAALIAAVESLHLPGRLRFEAVRRGGFRATHAIVDTPHEHVHRHLSHIERLIDQATRLTPRQRDLAKTIFRRLGVAEAEVHGIDLEAVHFHEVGAVDSIIDIVGVAVGFDLLGIERVECSPIPTGHGVVHAAHGAMPIPTPATALLLKGIPLASPPSDTPMELTTPTGAAIVAALAQRFGPPPAMTIEAIGMGAGTRDPQTHANLLRVLVGQLAQSRTDGLEEDRVVLLETNLDDLSGEAIGHATHRLLEAGALDVYTIPIQMKKNRPGVLLAALCGEATVEGIEAVLFAETGTLGVRRLAVQRRKLPRATVQVQTEYGPIRVKVAWFGTHPPAFSPEYDDCAAAARDHGLPLRLVEQAARDAYLRLAPPVAGRVQNENERQEAGSGSSSHFSESASTIDHHTHPHHHPHSHSHEHGHSHRHHGHSHEHHHSHEPHEHGHSHDSEHGDKL; this is encoded by the coding sequence GTGAGGATCGCCTATCTCGACTGCTTCAGCGGAATCTCCGGCGACATGACCCTGGGGGCGTTGGTGGACGCGGGGGCTGACCCTGCCGCGTTGATCGCGGCGGTCGAGTCGCTCCATCTGCCGGGACGGTTGCGGTTCGAGGCGGTGCGTCGGGGGGGCTTCCGCGCGACCCACGCGATTGTGGACACTCCGCACGAACACGTCCACCGTCATCTCAGTCACATCGAGCGTCTGATCGACCAGGCGACCCGACTGACCCCGCGTCAGCGCGACCTCGCCAAAACCATCTTCCGCCGCTTGGGCGTGGCCGAGGCCGAGGTCCACGGAATTGACCTGGAGGCGGTTCACTTCCATGAAGTCGGCGCGGTGGATTCGATCATCGACATCGTGGGGGTGGCCGTTGGCTTCGATCTGCTCGGAATCGAGCGGGTTGAGTGTTCGCCGATCCCGACGGGTCACGGTGTGGTTCACGCTGCGCACGGGGCGATGCCGATTCCCACCCCGGCCACGGCGTTGCTGCTCAAAGGGATTCCGCTGGCCTCCCCGCCCAGCGACACCCCGATGGAGTTGACCACCCCGACCGGAGCGGCCATTGTGGCGGCATTAGCCCAGCGGTTTGGTCCCCCTCCGGCCATGACCATCGAGGCAATCGGCATGGGCGCTGGGACCCGCGATCCTCAAACCCACGCCAACCTGCTGCGTGTGTTGGTCGGTCAGCTTGCCCAATCGAGGACCGACGGTTTGGAGGAGGATCGGGTCGTCCTGCTGGAAACCAATTTGGACGATCTCTCGGGCGAAGCAATCGGCCACGCGACTCATCGTTTGCTCGAAGCCGGCGCGTTGGATGTGTACACCATTCCAATTCAGATGAAGAAGAACCGGCCCGGTGTCTTGCTCGCAGCGCTTTGTGGCGAAGCCACTGTTGAAGGAATCGAGGCGGTTCTGTTCGCCGAAACCGGCACCCTGGGTGTGCGTCGTTTGGCGGTTCAGCGTCGCAAATTGCCCAGGGCGACGGTTCAAGTCCAAACCGAGTATGGTCCGATTCGAGTCAAGGTGGCCTGGTTCGGAACCCATCCCCCCGCGTTCAGTCCCGAATACGACGACTGCGCCGCTGCGGCCCGCGACCACGGTTTGCCTTTGCGACTCGTCGAACAGGCAGCGCGCGACGCTTACCTCCGCTTGGCCCCGCCGGTTGCGGGACGTGTCCAGAACGAAAACGAGCGACAGGAGGCGGGAAGTGGGTCGAGCAGTCATTTTTCTGAATCGGCCTCGACCATCGACCATCACACTCACCCGCATCACCACCCGCACAGCCACTCTCACGAGCATGGTCATTCTCATCGTCATCATGGCCACTCTCACGAGCATCATCACTCCCATGAGCCCCATGAGCATGGCCACTCTCACGATTCGGAGCATGGTGACAAGTTGTAA